The following proteins are encoded in a genomic region of Actinomadura sp. NAK00032:
- a CDS encoding NADH-quinone oxidoreductase subunit N, producing MIQGIDYAAIAPPLILAVAALGLLLADAFDAPRRALSLMSGGSLVAALIAVIALASGDRRATFCLPDGLRSGGPPSCSYVADDFTLLFQGIVLAAAAVVVLLSLQEITDSRMPVGEYHFLLLAAVIGALALVAARDLVLLLVALETLTLPVFALTALRRYDGTASEAALKLFLISVISTAVMLFGISLVYGATGAMHLDRIAPALADLPSDLDPVASVGSVLVLAGFAFKVAAVPFHFWAPDVYQGAPLPVAAFLSVVSKAAGFAGLVIVLALGLPAYGHVWGPILAVLAALTMTLGNLLALRQRTPIRLLAWSSVAQSGYMLAPLAVGSHRLAEATAATVAYVALYAVMNLGAFAVVIGYHRRRTLDDYRGLARRSPATATALAFFLICLAGLPPGVMGLFAKVVVFRATVAGGVTWLAVIMAINTVIGLYYYLAWAVRLFSPPLPGQHETGPGLPVRVAITAAAAGAIVLSIAPQLVLQAV from the coding sequence ATGATCCAGGGCATCGACTACGCGGCGATCGCGCCGCCGCTGATCCTCGCCGTCGCCGCGCTCGGCCTCCTCCTCGCCGACGCGTTCGACGCGCCCCGCCGCGCGCTCTCCCTCATGTCCGGCGGTTCCCTCGTCGCCGCCCTGATCGCCGTGATCGCCCTGGCGTCCGGCGACCGCCGCGCCACGTTCTGCCTGCCGGACGGCCTGCGCTCCGGCGGGCCGCCGTCCTGCTCCTACGTCGCCGACGACTTCACGCTGCTGTTCCAGGGGATCGTCCTCGCCGCCGCCGCGGTCGTCGTCCTGCTCTCCCTCCAGGAGATCACCGACTCCCGGATGCCGGTGGGCGAGTACCACTTCCTCCTCCTCGCCGCCGTCATCGGGGCCCTGGCGCTCGTCGCGGCCCGCGACCTCGTCCTCCTCCTGGTCGCGCTGGAGACCCTGACCCTCCCCGTCTTCGCGCTGACCGCCCTCCGCCGCTACGACGGGACGGCGTCCGAGGCGGCGCTGAAACTGTTCCTGATCTCCGTCATCTCCACCGCGGTCATGCTCTTCGGGATCAGCCTCGTCTACGGCGCGACCGGCGCCATGCACCTGGACCGCATCGCCCCCGCCCTCGCCGACCTCCCCTCCGACCTGGACCCCGTAGCCTCCGTCGGCTCCGTCCTCGTCCTCGCCGGGTTCGCGTTCAAGGTCGCCGCCGTCCCGTTCCACTTCTGGGCCCCGGACGTCTACCAGGGCGCCCCGCTGCCCGTCGCCGCGTTCCTGTCCGTCGTCTCGAAGGCCGCCGGCTTCGCCGGTCTCGTGATCGTCCTGGCGCTCGGACTACCCGCCTACGGCCACGTCTGGGGCCCGATCCTCGCCGTCCTGGCAGCCCTCACCATGACCCTGGGCAACCTCCTGGCCCTACGCCAGCGCACCCCGATCCGTCTACTCGCCTGGTCGTCCGTCGCCCAGTCCGGCTACATGCTCGCGCCCCTCGCCGTAGGCTCGCACCGCCTCGCCGAAGCGACCGCCGCAACCGTCGCCTACGTCGCCCTCTACGCCGTGATGAACCTCGGCGCGTTCGCCGTCGTGATCGGCTACCACCGTCGCCGCACCCTCGACGACTACCGCGGCCTCGCCCGCCGCAGCCCCGCCACCGCCACCGCCCTCGCCTTCTTCCTGATCTGCCTCGCCGGCCTCCCGCCCGGCGTGATGGGCCTGTTCGCCAAGGTCGTCGTCTTCCGAGCCACCGTCGCCGGCGGCGTCACCTGGCTCGCGGTCATCATGGCGATCAACACGGTCATCGGGCTGTACTACTACCTGGCCTGGGCCGTGCGCCTGTTCAGCCCGCCCCTTCCCGGGCAGCATGAGACGGGACCCGGCCTGCCGGTCCGCGTCGCGATCACCGCGGCCGCCGCCGGGGCGATCGTGCTGTCGATCGCGCCGCAACTCGTCCTGCAGGCCGTCTGA
- a CDS encoding NuoM family protein, translating to MLMMAIPLCGALALLVPAERFLRTDFAVRAFGTAVSGATLLVAISALTAFDFGATSRMQLEVDRSWSPAIGLRFHLGVDGISLPLVVLTALLTFLCFLYTLRHPPAGGRIRLLTALLLVLEIGMLGTFTALDLVLFFVFFETVLVPMYVVIMLWGGTGRRAAATKFILYTLLGSGLLLAGMLLVGAEAGTLDMTALADRHGSGLARGLQITAFALMGLGFAVKAPMWPLHTWLPDAHTEAPTVGSVLLAGVLLKMGTYGLVRVALPLAPDGAAFWAPWLGLLAVIGIIYGALACLAQRDLKRMIAYSSVGHMGFVLLGIATLTPVGINAALFGNIAHGLITGLLFFLAGSVKERWGTTDMASIGGGMLGTSPRLASILTFASVASLGLPGLAGFWGEVLALIGAYRPHADLPRETFVTFMAVAALGALLTAAYFLRMLAKLTHGPVSRPAEAPIAAVSMQEYAAWVPLIALTLLIGLWPKTLLDVTTGPVRALFGGG from the coding sequence GTGCTGATGATGGCGATCCCGCTGTGCGGGGCGCTGGCGCTGCTCGTCCCGGCGGAGCGGTTCCTGCGCACCGACTTCGCCGTCCGCGCGTTCGGGACGGCGGTGTCCGGCGCGACGCTGCTCGTCGCGATCTCCGCGCTGACCGCGTTCGACTTCGGCGCCACGTCCCGCATGCAGCTTGAGGTCGACCGGTCCTGGTCGCCCGCGATCGGGCTGCGCTTCCACCTCGGCGTGGACGGCATCTCGCTGCCGCTGGTCGTCCTCACCGCGCTGCTGACGTTCCTGTGCTTCCTCTACACGCTGCGGCACCCGCCGGCGGGCGGCCGGATCCGGCTGCTGACCGCGCTCCTGCTCGTCCTCGAGATCGGGATGCTCGGCACGTTCACCGCCCTCGACCTCGTGCTGTTCTTCGTGTTCTTCGAGACCGTCCTGGTCCCGATGTACGTGGTGATCATGCTGTGGGGCGGGACGGGACGCCGCGCCGCCGCCACCAAGTTCATCCTCTACACCCTCCTCGGCTCCGGCCTCCTCCTGGCCGGGATGCTGCTCGTCGGCGCGGAGGCGGGCACGCTCGACATGACCGCGCTCGCCGACCGGCACGGGTCCGGGCTGGCGCGCGGCCTGCAGATCACGGCGTTCGCGCTGATGGGCCTCGGGTTCGCGGTGAAGGCGCCGATGTGGCCGCTGCACACCTGGCTGCCGGACGCGCACACCGAGGCGCCGACCGTCGGGTCCGTCCTGCTGGCCGGGGTGCTGCTCAAGATGGGCACGTACGGGCTGGTCCGCGTCGCGCTGCCGCTCGCCCCGGACGGTGCCGCGTTCTGGGCGCCCTGGCTCGGCCTCCTCGCCGTCATCGGGATCATCTACGGCGCCCTCGCCTGCCTCGCCCAGCGCGACCTCAAGCGGATGATCGCCTACTCGTCCGTCGGGCACATGGGGTTCGTGCTGCTCGGGATCGCGACGCTCACCCCCGTCGGGATCAACGCCGCGCTGTTCGGCAACATCGCGCACGGCCTGATCACCGGCCTGCTGTTCTTCCTCGCCGGCTCGGTCAAGGAGCGCTGGGGCACCACCGACATGGCCTCGATCGGCGGCGGCATGCTCGGCACGTCGCCCCGGCTGGCCTCCATCCTGACCTTCGCGTCCGTCGCGTCCCTCGGGCTGCCGGGCCTCGCCGGGTTCTGGGGCGAGGTCCTCGCGCTCATCGGTGCGTACCGGCCGCACGCCGACCTGCCCCGCGAGACGTTCGTGACGTTCATGGCCGTCGCCGCGCTCGGCGCCCTCCTCACCGCCGCCTACTTCCTGCGGATGCTCGCCAAGCTGACCCACGGGCCGGTCTCCCGCCCGGCGGAGGCGCCGATCGCCGCCGTGTCCATGCAGGAGTACGCGGCCTGGGTGCCGCTGATCGCGCTCACGCTGCTCATCGGCCTGTGGCCGAAGACCCTGCTGGACGTGACCACCGGACCCGTCCGCGCGCTGTTCGGAGGCGGCTGA
- a CDS encoding NADH-quinone oxidoreductase subunit L gives MIWLASLTALLPFLAAFAGMLFGPSLTRVVRGLPGGGPGVIACVPIGISAVLSAVVAFTVWRDPGSRTGVLTLIDTGSVPIRVGLQVDGLSAVVALMVCCVALAVQVYSVAYMKGDRRYSSYAAFISLFTSAMLLVVYAGDLLVLYAGWEVMGICSYFLIGHHWEERANSRAAVKAFLVTRLGDVGFLIGVIVLGVGAGTFEISGILARAGDLPSSTVTAAALLLLAGVAGKSAQFPLHTWLPDAMAGPTPISALIHAATMVAAGVYVVARLYDVFVLSPGARTALAVIAVVSMIGAACAALAQDDLKRVLAYSTISQLAVMAAALAIGAKSAAVFHLLTHGAFKALLFLAAGCVIVTAGSNMLAHYGGLWRAMPVTFWSMTAGLAALAGVPPFSGWFSKDSIIEAAQHSAMHGGSLQEQGASAQAASALVHSPPPEFTGPLKCAPASEMCEPLILNFKEPIRAYVISSEVTLPGGVAWLVYLGLLVTVVLTAAYAMRAWLMTFFGEPRGSYEIREPSRFMSWTVAALAVPASILGFFGLGASELRPHLGASLLSAVLVVLGAGAAFLVWNRDPALDPARALGPVRPVFARAFYVDELYTVAIVRPVRALARYVVAFDRRGVDAAVVGTAHGARRLAGVLRVPQNGNPQTYLTGLLAGVVVIVAGVVIFL, from the coding sequence ATGATCTGGCTGGCCTCCCTGACGGCGCTGCTGCCGTTCCTCGCCGCGTTCGCCGGGATGCTGTTCGGGCCGTCCCTCACCCGTGTCGTGCGCGGCCTGCCGGGCGGCGGCCCGGGGGTGATCGCGTGCGTCCCGATCGGGATCTCGGCGGTGCTCTCAGCGGTCGTCGCGTTCACCGTGTGGCGCGACCCCGGCTCGCGGACCGGTGTGCTCACGCTGATCGACACCGGCTCGGTGCCGATCAGGGTCGGGCTCCAGGTGGACGGCCTGTCCGCCGTGGTCGCGCTGATGGTCTGCTGCGTCGCCCTCGCCGTCCAGGTGTACTCGGTCGCGTACATGAAGGGCGACCGGCGGTACTCGTCCTACGCGGCGTTCATCTCGCTGTTCACCTCCGCCATGCTCCTGGTCGTGTACGCGGGCGACCTCCTCGTCCTGTACGCGGGCTGGGAGGTCATGGGCATCTGCTCGTACTTCCTGATCGGGCACCACTGGGAGGAGCGGGCGAACTCGCGGGCGGCCGTGAAGGCGTTCCTGGTCACGCGGCTGGGCGACGTCGGCTTCCTGATCGGCGTGATCGTCCTCGGCGTCGGCGCCGGGACGTTCGAGATCTCCGGGATACTCGCGCGGGCGGGCGACCTCCCGTCCTCGACGGTGACCGCCGCCGCGCTGCTGCTGCTCGCCGGGGTCGCGGGCAAGAGCGCGCAGTTCCCGCTGCACACCTGGCTGCCGGACGCGATGGCGGGCCCGACCCCGATCAGCGCGCTGATCCACGCGGCCACGATGGTCGCGGCCGGCGTCTACGTCGTCGCCCGCCTGTACGACGTGTTCGTCCTGTCGCCGGGCGCCCGCACCGCGCTGGCCGTCATCGCGGTGGTCTCCATGATCGGCGCGGCGTGCGCGGCCCTCGCGCAGGACGACCTGAAACGCGTCCTGGCGTACTCGACGATCAGCCAGCTCGCGGTGATGGCCGCCGCGCTCGCGATCGGCGCGAAGTCCGCGGCCGTCTTCCACCTGCTCACGCACGGCGCGTTCAAGGCGCTGCTGTTCCTCGCCGCCGGATGCGTCATCGTCACCGCCGGCTCGAACATGCTCGCGCACTACGGCGGGCTGTGGCGCGCCATGCCCGTCACGTTCTGGTCGATGACGGCGGGCCTGGCCGCGCTCGCGGGCGTTCCGCCGTTCAGCGGCTGGTTCAGCAAGGACTCCATCATCGAGGCCGCCCAGCACTCGGCCATGCACGGCGGATCGCTGCAGGAGCAGGGGGCGTCGGCGCAAGCGGCGAGCGCGCTCGTCCACTCGCCGCCACCCGAGTTCACGGGCCCTCTGAAATGCGCCCCCGCGTCCGAGATGTGCGAACCCCTGATCCTGAATTTCAAAGAGCCCATCAGGGCCTATGTGATCAGCAGCGAGGTGACGCTGCCCGGCGGGGTGGCGTGGCTGGTCTATCTGGGGCTGCTGGTCACGGTCGTGCTGACCGCCGCCTACGCGATGCGCGCATGGCTGATGACGTTCTTCGGTGAGCCGCGCGGCTCGTACGAGATCCGGGAGCCGTCGCGCTTCATGTCGTGGACGGTCGCGGCGCTGGCCGTCCCTGCCTCGATCCTCGGATTCTTCGGGCTCGGTGCTTCGGAGCTGCGTCCGCACCTCGGGGCGTCCTTGCTCAGCGCCGTGCTGGTCGTCCTTGGGGCGGGAGCCGCCTTCCTTGTGTGGAACCGTGACCCCGCCTTGGACCCTGCGCGCGCGCTTGGCCCGGTCCGTCCCGTCTTTGCGCGGGCCTTCTACGTGGACGAGCTGTACACCGTGGCGATCGTCCGTCCCGTACGTGCCCTGGCCCGGTACGTCGTCGCGTTCGACCGGCGCGGCGTGGACGCCGCCGTCGTCGGCACCGCCCACGGTGCGCGGCGCCTCGCCGGCGTCCTCCGCGTCCCGCAGAACGGCAACCCGCAGACCTACCTCACCGGCCTGCTCGCCGGCGTCGTCGTCATCGTGGCCGGGGTGGTGATCTTCCTTTGA
- the nuoK gene encoding NADH-quinone oxidoreductase subunit NuoK, translated as MHLAYPTVVAALLFSVGVYGVLARRNAILVLMSVELMLNAVNLNLVTFDVWYRDRLHGGQVLTLFTIVIAAAEIGLGLAIVLLVYRNRKMIDVDRLRTLAEDGDGRPAPESEPSGPSKPSEPEAVDAQ; from the coding sequence ATGCATCTCGCCTACCCGACGGTCGTCGCCGCGCTGTTGTTCTCCGTCGGCGTGTACGGGGTGCTGGCGCGCCGCAACGCGATCCTCGTCCTGATGTCGGTCGAGCTGATGCTGAACGCGGTGAACCTCAACCTCGTCACGTTCGACGTCTGGTACCGGGACCGGCTGCACGGCGGCCAGGTCCTCACGTTGTTCACCATCGTGATCGCGGCGGCGGAGATCGGGCTCGGGCTGGCGATCGTCCTGCTGGTGTACCGGAACCGGAAGATGATCGACGTCGACCGGCTGCGCACGCTGGCCGAGGACGGCGATGGCCGCCCGGCGCCGGAATCGGAGCCCTCGGGGCCCTCGAAGCCCTCGGAGCCCGAGGCGGTCGACGCGCAATGA
- a CDS encoding NADH-quinone oxidoreductase subunit J, which produces MSGQEIVFTLLGVVAVGSAVLVVTTRRLVHAALWLVVSFGALAGGYLVLTAEFVAWVQVLIYVGAVVVLLLFGIMLTRAPIGESADLDSGNRWAALAVAAGTAAVLVTVVVLGFRDERMPLHAGGGSAEELGAAVFRTWVLPFEVLSVLLLASLVGSIVLSRSDIGPPAPEPAPEPAPEPAPEPAPESAPGEDG; this is translated from the coding sequence GTGAGCGGCCAGGAGATCGTGTTCACGCTGCTCGGCGTGGTCGCGGTCGGGTCGGCGGTGCTGGTGGTGACGACGCGGCGGCTCGTCCACGCGGCGCTGTGGCTGGTGGTGTCGTTCGGCGCGCTCGCGGGCGGCTACCTCGTGCTGACCGCGGAGTTCGTCGCCTGGGTGCAGGTGCTGATCTACGTCGGCGCGGTCGTCGTGCTGCTGCTGTTCGGGATCATGCTGACGCGGGCGCCGATCGGGGAGTCCGCCGACCTGGACTCCGGGAACCGGTGGGCGGCGCTGGCCGTCGCCGCCGGCACGGCCGCCGTCCTGGTCACCGTGGTCGTCCTCGGCTTCCGGGACGAGCGGATGCCGCTGCACGCGGGCGGCGGGTCGGCCGAGGAGCTGGGCGCCGCCGTGTTCCGGACGTGGGTGCTCCCGTTCGAGGTGCTGTCGGTGCTGCTGCTGGCCTCGCTGGTCGGCTCGATCGTCCTGTCGCGCTCCGACATCGGCCCGCCCGCTCCGGAACCCGCTCCGGAACCCGCTCCGGAACCCGCTCCGGAACCCGCTCCGGAATCCGCTCCGGGGGAGGACGGCTGA
- a CDS encoding NADH-quinone oxidoreductase subunit I, whose protein sequence is MGRLPGGGLAKGLAVTLRTMTRRSITRQYPEVQPELPPRSRGVIALFEENCTVCMLCARECPDWCIYIDSHKETLPAEGGGRPRTRNVLDRFAIDFALCMYCGICIEVCPFDALFWSPEFEYAEYDIAELTHEKERLREWMWTVPPPQAHDPATEPPKEVAAAEKAAARAARRPPGAAPGASR, encoded by the coding sequence GTGGGACGGCTACCAGGAGGCGGGCTGGCCAAGGGGCTGGCGGTCACGTTGCGGACGATGACGCGGCGGTCCATAACGCGTCAATACCCCGAAGTGCAACCGGAGTTGCCACCGCGCAGCAGGGGCGTCATCGCCCTGTTCGAGGAGAACTGCACCGTCTGCATGCTGTGCGCCCGCGAATGCCCCGACTGGTGCATCTACATCGACTCCCACAAGGAGACCCTCCCGGCCGAGGGCGGCGGGCGCCCGCGCACCCGCAACGTCCTCGACCGGTTCGCGATCGACTTCGCGCTGTGCATGTACTGCGGGATCTGCATCGAGGTGTGCCCGTTCGACGCGCTGTTCTGGTCGCCGGAGTTCGAGTACGCCGAGTACGACATCGCGGAGCTGACGCACGAGAAGGAGCGGCTGCGCGAGTGGATGTGGACCGTCCCGCCGCCGCAGGCGCACGACCCGGCGACGGAGCCGCCCAAGGAGGTCGCCGCGGCGGAGAAGGCGGCGGCGCGGGCCGCGCGCCGGCCGCCCGGGGCGGCCCCGGGGGCGTCGCGGTGA
- a CDS encoding helix-hairpin-helix domain-containing protein → MPFITLGYGTPISFLYAAIRRGSWKLGATAAGYGAGTAAVLAMVQSGDPFLTVFGSFVAVLLWLAGSGHAFAVRSSVFPRETPRNRQNERAIEIAKYRRTLREQARALAAEDPALARELRIGRPDVPRTYDDGGLVDVNHAPREIIEALPGMTPEIAERIVRHREEHGGFVSAEEMAVDADVPPDLLPEMAEFTIFLR, encoded by the coding sequence GTGCCGTTCATCACACTCGGCTACGGGACGCCCATCTCGTTCCTCTACGCGGCGATCCGGCGCGGTTCGTGGAAGCTCGGGGCCACCGCCGCCGGGTACGGCGCCGGGACGGCCGCCGTCCTCGCGATGGTCCAGTCCGGCGACCCGTTCCTCACCGTGTTCGGGTCGTTCGTGGCGGTCCTGCTGTGGCTCGCGGGCAGCGGGCACGCGTTCGCCGTCCGGTCGTCCGTGTTCCCCCGCGAGACGCCCCGCAACCGGCAGAACGAGCGCGCCATCGAGATCGCCAAGTACCGCCGGACGCTGCGCGAGCAGGCCCGCGCGCTCGCCGCCGAGGACCCGGCGCTCGCCCGCGAGCTGCGGATCGGCCGTCCCGACGTGCCCCGCACCTACGACGACGGCGGGCTGGTGGACGTCAACCACGCGCCGCGCGAGATCATCGAGGCGCTGCCCGGCATGACGCCCGAGATCGCGGAGCGCATCGTCCGCCACCGCGAGGAGCACGGCGGGTTCGTGTCCGCCGAGGAGATGGCGGTGGACGCCGACGTCCCGCCCGACCTCCTCCCCGAGATGGCCGAGTTCACGATCTTCCTGCGCTGA
- a CDS encoding complex I subunit 1 family protein: protein MLEIVVKLVLVAAAFALLPLLVGQAEHKVMAHMQGRLGPMYAGGFHGWAQLVADGVKFAQKEDVVPRDADRWVFKLAPGVALVPYLLVLLVVPIGPGGQVALDLGPGIFFALAVMGVGVIGAIMAGWASANKYSLLGGMRVAAQLMSYELPMVFAASSVAMAAGTLSLQGVVEEWRWWWLPWQAVGGVVFFVAGLAELRRPPFDMPVADSEIIFGPYTEYGGLRFALFLLAEYAGIVVLCALTTVLFLGGWKGPFLNTELGWLWTLLKVGALAFCVIWLRVSYPRMREDQLQKLAWAWLVPLSLAQLALTGVLAVALA, encoded by the coding sequence ATGCTTGAGATCGTCGTCAAGCTGGTCCTCGTCGCGGCGGCGTTCGCGCTGCTCCCGCTGCTGGTGGGGCAGGCCGAGCACAAGGTGATGGCGCACATGCAGGGCCGCCTCGGCCCGATGTACGCGGGCGGGTTCCACGGCTGGGCGCAGCTCGTCGCCGACGGGGTGAAGTTCGCGCAGAAGGAGGACGTGGTCCCGCGCGACGCCGACCGGTGGGTGTTCAAGCTGGCGCCGGGCGTCGCGCTCGTCCCGTACCTGCTGGTGCTGCTGGTGGTCCCGATCGGGCCCGGCGGGCAGGTCGCGCTCGACCTCGGGCCCGGGATCTTCTTCGCGCTCGCCGTGATGGGCGTCGGCGTCATCGGCGCGATCATGGCGGGCTGGGCGTCGGCGAACAAGTACTCGCTGCTCGGCGGGATGCGGGTCGCCGCACAGCTGATGTCGTACGAGCTGCCGATGGTGTTCGCCGCGTCGTCGGTCGCGATGGCGGCGGGCACGCTGTCGCTGCAGGGCGTCGTGGAGGAGTGGCGCTGGTGGTGGCTGCCGTGGCAGGCGGTCGGCGGCGTGGTGTTCTTCGTCGCGGGCCTCGCCGAGCTGCGCCGGCCGCCGTTCGACATGCCGGTCGCCGACTCGGAGATCATCTTCGGCCCGTACACCGAGTACGGCGGGCTGCGGTTCGCGCTGTTCCTGCTCGCCGAGTACGCCGGGATCGTGGTGCTCTGTGCGCTGACGACCGTGCTGTTCCTCGGCGGTTGGAAGGGCCCGTTCCTGAACACCGAGCTGGGCTGGCTCTGGACGCTGCTCAAGGTCGGCGCGCTGGCGTTCTGCGTCATCTGGCTGCGGGTCAGCTACCCGCGCATGCGCGAGGACCAGCTCCAGAAGCTCGCCTGGGCGTGGCTCGTCCCGCTGTCGCTCGCGCAGCTGGCGCTGACGGGCGTCCTCGCCGTCGCCCTGGCCTGA
- a CDS encoding NADH-quinone oxidoreductase subunit C, with product MSAELADAWTARFGDEVSSEETFGGLAVGVPPEHWTAALTFARDDLSCGFFDWLTGVDEMDDGFAVVVHVYSLERRHHLLVRTRVPRRAPVLATATGVYRGAAWHERETAEMFGILFEGHPNLTPLLLPDGFEGHPLRKDFVLAARVAKPWPGAKEPGESGHGAPSRRRVRPPGVPENWGPDA from the coding sequence GTGAGCGCCGAACTGGCGGACGCCTGGACGGCCCGCTTCGGCGACGAGGTCAGCAGCGAGGAGACGTTCGGCGGACTCGCCGTCGGCGTCCCGCCCGAGCACTGGACGGCCGCCCTGACGTTCGCCCGCGACGACCTGTCCTGCGGGTTCTTCGACTGGCTGACCGGCGTCGACGAGATGGACGACGGTTTCGCCGTCGTCGTCCACGTGTACTCGCTGGAGCGCCGCCACCACCTGCTGGTCCGGACGCGCGTCCCGAGGCGGGCCCCCGTGCTGGCGACGGCGACGGGCGTCTACCGGGGCGCCGCCTGGCACGAGCGCGAGACGGCGGAGATGTTCGGGATCCTCTTCGAGGGCCACCCGAACCTCACCCCGCTGCTGCTGCCGGACGGTTTCGAGGGCCACCCGCTGCGCAAGGACTTCGTCCTTGCGGCCCGCGTCGCCAAGCCGTGGCCCGGCGCCAAGGAACCGGGCGAGTCCGGGCACGGGGCGCCGAGCCGCCGCCGCGTCCGCCCGCCCGGCGTCCCGGAGAACTGGGGTCCGGATGCTTGA
- a CDS encoding NADH-quinone oxidoreductase subunit A: MHNYFDTYVVVVVLLLAGAGIVGGALAANRMLRPHRPTAEKLTTYECGVDPVGEGWAHSYVRYYVFAYLYVVFAVDAVFLFPWATVFSAPGYGATTLAEMFVFLAFLATGLAYAGKKGVLSWV; the protein is encoded by the coding sequence GTGCATAACTATTTCGACACATATGTCGTTGTGGTCGTCCTCCTCCTCGCCGGCGCCGGAATCGTCGGCGGGGCGCTGGCCGCGAACCGGATGCTCCGTCCGCATCGTCCGACCGCCGAGAAACTGACGACGTACGAGTGCGGCGTCGACCCGGTGGGCGAGGGCTGGGCCCACTCCTACGTGCGGTACTACGTCTTCGCCTACCTGTACGTCGTGTTCGCCGTGGACGCGGTGTTCCTCTTCCCCTGGGCCACGGTCTTCTCCGCGCCCGGCTACGGGGCGACGACGCTCGCCGAGATGTTCGTCTTCCTGGCGTTCCTCGCCACCGGGCTCGCCTACGCGGGCAAGAAGGGCGTCCTCTCCTGGGTCTGA